From Roseburia hominis, the proteins below share one genomic window:
- a CDS encoding ABC transporter permease produces MKKQTNSYFRDVVERFFRHKLAVIGIAFIIFEVLVVSFLPMIMELNPNVSDFLAGITAAPSDAHILGTDDVGRDVFARLIYGGRVSLLVGVASAMISVLIGIPLGLLAGYYRGIVEMIIMRLADVFMSLPSMVLIMVLVSVLGPSISTATAVIGVMGWPNTARLLYGKVLSVRESDYVEAARAIGTKDVKIMSRYILPNAITPVLVSFTFGIANAILQESSLSFLGMGVQPPQASWGNILYAAQSITVLSAKPWIWVPTGIVLLLTVLSFNFFGDGLRDALDPKMQV; encoded by the coding sequence ATGAAAAAACAGACGAATTCTTATTTTAGAGATGTAGTGGAAAGATTTTTTCGACATAAACTTGCAGTAATCGGCATAGCTTTTATCATATTCGAAGTATTGGTGGTCAGTTTTTTGCCGATGATTATGGAGTTAAATCCGAATGTATCTGATTTTCTTGCCGGAATTACGGCAGCACCAAGCGATGCGCATATTCTGGGAACAGATGATGTGGGGCGGGATGTGTTTGCAAGATTGATCTATGGAGGCAGAGTGTCACTTCTTGTCGGTGTTGCTTCGGCGATGATTTCTGTGTTGATTGGGATACCGTTGGGATTGCTGGCGGGGTATTATCGAGGCATTGTGGAAATGATTATAATGAGATTGGCGGATGTCTTTATGTCGTTGCCGTCCATGGTGCTTATTATGGTTTTAGTTTCTGTGCTGGGACCATCTATAAGTACAGCTACGGCTGTGATTGGGGTGATGGGGTGGCCTAACACTGCCAGACTGTTATATGGCAAAGTACTTTCGGTACGAGAGTCAGATTATGTAGAAGCAGCCAGAGCAATTGGAACAAAAGATGTTAAAATAATGTCCCGCTATATTCTACCCAATGCGATTACCCCTGTTTTGGTATCATTTACTTTTGGAATCGCTAATGCAATCCTACAGGAATCTTCTTTGAGTTTTTTAGGTATGGGGGTGCAGCCGCCACAGGCTTCATGGGGTAATATTTTGTATGCAGCTCAATCTATAACGGTTCTATCTGCAAAGCCATGGATTTGGGTTCCGACGGGAATTGTATTACTACTTACAGTCTTGAGTTTTAATTTTTTTGGAGACGGGCTTCGTGATGCTTTGGATCCGAAAATGCAAGTATGA
- a CDS encoding ABC transporter permease, protein MFKYIGKRILLTIPIFIGITILVYYIATLAPGTPLSMLLQDPYVTQETIDEVTARYGLDQPVIIQYLRWLGNCLKGNLGYSYRTAEPVLKMVAERMGPTLLLTLSATIIALVVSIPLGLLAAYKPYSVWDYCSAGLSFLGAASPNFFMALIVIYLFAIKLGILPTGGMYSNAGGRQMSDCLTHLILPSCVLSLQMLGVFIRQTRSSMLEVLNDDYIRTARAKGLREKSVVFIHAFRNSLIPIVTQLGTMLPLLVGGAVIIEQVFSWPGLGSLMVLSINARDYPAIMGVTVVIAGTVLLGNIIVDIVYGILDPRIRYR, encoded by the coding sequence ATGTTCAAATATATAGGAAAAAGAATTTTGTTAACGATTCCGATCTTCATTGGAATTACAATATTAGTTTATTATATTGCTACTTTGGCGCCTGGAACGCCTCTTAGTATGCTTTTGCAGGATCCGTATGTCACTCAGGAAACTATTGATGAAGTCACTGCAAGATATGGATTAGATCAACCTGTTATTATCCAGTACTTGAGATGGCTGGGAAATTGCTTAAAGGGGAATTTGGGTTATTCTTATCGGACAGCAGAGCCGGTGCTTAAAATGGTAGCAGAAAGAATGGGCCCTACGCTGCTTTTGACACTTTCGGCAACGATAATAGCTTTGGTGGTATCTATTCCGCTTGGGCTGTTAGCTGCATATAAGCCGTATTCCGTATGGGATTATTGTTCGGCTGGCCTATCATTTTTGGGCGCTGCTTCTCCTAATTTTTTTATGGCACTGATAGTTATTTATTTGTTTGCAATTAAGCTAGGTATACTTCCCACAGGAGGGATGTACAGCAATGCCGGAGGCCGGCAAATGAGTGATTGTCTTACGCATCTGATTTTGCCATCTTGTGTTTTATCTTTGCAGATGTTGGGAGTATTTATTCGACAGACCCGCAGCAGTATGCTGGAAGTGCTTAATGATGATTATATAAGAACTGCGCGGGCTAAGGGGTTAAGAGAAAAAAGTGTGGTTTTTATCCATGCGTTTCGAAACTCGTTGATTCCTATTGTCACACAGCTTGGAACGATGCTCCCTCTGCTGGTAGGAGGTGCAGTTATTATAGAACAGGTGTTTAGCTGGCCTGGATTGGGAAGTTTAATGGTTTTGTCGATTAATGCAAGAGATTATCCGGCAATAATGGGTGTTACAGTTGTTATTGCGGGGACAGTTTTACTTGGTAACATTATCGTAGATATAGTCTATGGAATTCTGGATCCCAGAATTCGCTATCGATAA
- a CDS encoding AraC family transcriptional regulator — translation MKSQGNNVEHQGLKHNLDIGYTSRTTVCTPHGMLGDFPFVLLHWGYYSANKGFFVDFWNTDGYMLILSLSGKGVMTYKERKFEIAPYDLLVIDYKQKHLYGTAPNCQKWEYIYVKFKGASAAVYDKLINGREVAIINVKNARDICARIYGMEIYARDMNVNSGMCFSNDMIYILNYMVMHSAKYEQEVGKIENENIRRAVEYIHKHYQEKITLEKLSEISYLSKYHFTRVFKQIMGVAPYEYVICVRVNKVKELLTEGTREKSIQTIASATGFGNGKNLTRTFKKITGMTPEQYRDV, via the coding sequence ATGAAATCACAGGGTAATAATGTAGAGCATCAAGGATTAAAACATAATCTTGATATAGGTTACACATCGAGAACGACTGTATGTACGCCTCATGGAATGTTGGGAGATTTTCCGTTTGTATTATTGCATTGGGGTTATTACAGTGCGAATAAGGGCTTTTTTGTAGATTTTTGGAACACTGATGGATATATGCTGATACTTTCTTTATCGGGAAAAGGAGTAATGACTTATAAAGAAAGAAAATTTGAAATTGCACCATACGATCTCCTTGTAATTGATTATAAGCAGAAACATCTTTATGGGACGGCGCCAAATTGTCAAAAATGGGAATATATTTATGTGAAATTTAAAGGAGCTTCAGCTGCTGTTTATGACAAGTTAATTAATGGTCGTGAGGTAGCCATCATTAATGTAAAGAATGCAAGGGATATTTGTGCTCGCATTTATGGAATGGAAATCTATGCAAGAGATATGAATGTGAATTCTGGAATGTGCTTTTCGAACGATATGATTTATATTCTGAACTACATGGTTATGCATTCTGCAAAATATGAGCAGGAAGTGGGAAAGATTGAAAATGAAAATATCCGCAGGGCTGTGGAATATATCCATAAACATTATCAGGAAAAAATAACTCTTGAGAAACTTAGTGAAATTTCCTACTTGTCAAAATACCATTTTACAAGAGTATTTAAACAGATTATGGGGGTCGCACCTTATGAATATGTTATATGTGTTCGGGTAAACAAAGTGAAAGAACTCTTAACGGAAGGGACAAGAGAAAAGTCGATTCAGACGATTGCATCTGCAACCGGATTTGGAAATGGCAAAAATCTGACCAGAACTTTTAAAAAAATTACGGGAATGACACCGGAGCAATATCGTGATGTGTAA
- a CDS encoding L-2-amino-thiazoline-4-carboxylic acid hydrolase — protein sequence MRKIENSGFDNKSYNGEYVMRAVDRAVHERARYLVCFYDTLVEEMGKEKATEICNRALWSYGKLKPDLTDGHPGDVRPFAEAATLGIEYYCQEHMHNTLEFLTEDKAIVHLQGRCALVDAWRELGLSTEKCKELCEIACHGDYAHMDTMGLKCTFSTTFANGDDHCEVIIEKK from the coding sequence ATGAGAAAAATTGAAAATTCAGGCTTTGATAATAAGTCTTATAATGGGGAATATGTGATGAGAGCGGTAGATAGAGCGGTTCATGAACGGGCGCGGTATCTGGTATGTTTTTATGATACGTTGGTTGAGGAGATGGGGAAAGAAAAGGCAACAGAGATATGTAATCGGGCCTTGTGGAGTTATGGCAAGCTGAAACCAGATCTTACGGATGGACATCCGGGAGATGTGAGGCCTTTTGCAGAAGCGGCTACATTGGGAATTGAATATTACTGTCAGGAACATATGCATAATACACTTGAATTTTTGACGGAGGATAAGGCAATTGTTCACCTTCAGGGACGCTGCGCATTGGTTGATGCATGGCGGGAGCTTGGACTTTCAACAGAAAAATGTAAGGAATTATGCGAGATTGCCTGTCATGGGGATTATGCTCACATGGATACGATGGGGCTTAAATGTACGTTTAGCACAACTTTCGCCAATGGAGATGACCATTGTGAGGTGATTATTGAGAAAAAATAA